From Desulfovibrio desulfuricans, a single genomic window includes:
- a CDS encoding vWA domain-containing protein: MHCMPLFRRCCLVALLVLGLGVCLAGTVSTAFAAPLLQQGKKTLFQRVVSHPGAALLAEPKADGAVVRKSVVPFTVMYVYDRKDAYIQVGASTAQPEGWMEAAKATDWNQSLTLLFTPRTGRDPVLFFKTETGLNELCAAPDMEKRLDALEAQAASLRQSNQPAPETMPILASEPSDAQGAVSEKRFYLMPILDMKDPFDGVKFLRVASIDPGNGKNKDGKNGPPKTGIALVIDTTISMKPYIDQSLNVVRQIYDKIEKDHMTDNVGFAVVAFRSSTKATPGLEYTTEVVSDFATAKDRKSLEDKLSKVQEAKVSSHDFNEDSLAGVYKAVEGLNWGDYSSRLILLITDAGPLKSGDKFASVAMGPSEVNDFARQKGIWITALHLKSPGGNANHAYAEQSYRALSKLSGNRSNYLVVSAPTPAKGAEQFAAITKTLATGMLDMVKNTAEGKIMTKPKDEKPQTASAEDQAANLAATLGYAMQLEYLGKARENAAPSVVNSWIADMDLNQLAKSRQTPCVDVAVLLTKNQLNDLSAQLKAIIDNAERTKKTDARDFFQGVLSASTRMARDPNMPTQGKNLAELGVLSEFLDGLPYKSDVMLLREEDWYRMSVGEQTAFINRLKSRLARYEEYDRDRANWESFGQPNPGDWVYRVPLSMLP, from the coding sequence ATGCACTGCATGCCCCTGTTTCGCCGTTGCTGCCTTGTAGCCCTGCTGGTGCTGGGCCTTGGCGTCTGCCTTGCTGGCACTGTTTCCACCGCTTTTGCCGCGCCCCTGTTGCAGCAGGGCAAAAAAACGCTGTTCCAGCGGGTGGTCAGCCATCCCGGAGCGGCCCTGCTGGCCGAGCCAAAGGCCGATGGCGCAGTGGTGCGCAAAAGCGTGGTGCCCTTTACGGTTATGTACGTCTATGACCGCAAGGATGCGTACATTCAGGTTGGCGCTTCCACCGCGCAGCCCGAGGGCTGGATGGAAGCCGCCAAGGCTACGGACTGGAACCAGTCGCTCACCCTGCTGTTCACGCCCCGCACCGGGCGTGATCCTGTGCTGTTTTTCAAGACGGAAACCGGGCTGAACGAACTGTGCGCCGCGCCAGACATGGAAAAAAGGCTCGATGCCCTTGAAGCGCAGGCAGCAAGCCTGCGGCAGAGCAACCAGCCCGCGCCGGAAACCATGCCCATCCTTGCCAGTGAGCCGTCGGACGCGCAGGGCGCAGTGTCAGAAAAGCGCTTTTACCTCATGCCCATACTGGACATGAAAGACCCCTTTGACGGCGTCAAGTTTCTGCGGGTGGCCTCCATAGACCCCGGCAACGGCAAGAACAAGGACGGCAAGAACGGCCCGCCCAAGACCGGCATTGCCCTTGTCATCGACACCACCATTTCCATGAAGCCCTATATCGACCAGAGCCTGAACGTGGTTCGGCAGATATACGACAAGATTGAAAAAGACCACATGACAGACAACGTGGGCTTTGCCGTTGTGGCCTTTCGCAGCAGCACCAAGGCAACGCCCGGTCTGGAATACACCACCGAGGTTGTGAGCGATTTTGCCACGGCAAAAGACCGCAAAAGCCTTGAAGACAAGCTCTCAAAAGTGCAGGAAGCCAAGGTTTCCAGCCACGATTTCAACGAGGATTCGCTGGCTGGCGTGTACAAGGCCGTTGAAGGCCTGAACTGGGGCGACTATTCCTCGCGCCTTATCCTGCTGATCACCGATGCAGGCCCGCTCAAGAGCGGCGACAAGTTCGCCTCAGTGGCCATGGGCCCGAGCGAAGTCAACGACTTTGCCCGGCAAAAGGGCATCTGGATTACCGCCCTGCACCTCAAAAGCCCCGGCGGCAACGCCAACCACGCCTATGCGGAGCAGAGCTACCGTGCGCTGAGCAAGCTTTCGGGCAACCGCTCCAACTATCTGGTTGTGTCTGCACCCACGCCCGCCAAGGGCGCGGAGCAGTTTGCCGCCATCACCAAGACCCTCGCCACCGGCATGCTCGATATGGTCAAGAACACCGCCGAAGGCAAGATCATGACCAAACCCAAGGACGAGAAGCCGCAGACTGCCTCTGCGGAAGATCAGGCCGCCAATCTGGCAGCGACCCTCGGCTATGCCATGCAGCTTGAATACCTTGGCAAGGCGCGTGAAAATGCCGCGCCGTCCGTGGTAAATTCCTGGATTGCAGACATGGATCTGAACCAGCTTGCCAAAAGCAGGCAGACACCCTGCGTTGACGTGGCCGTGCTGCTGACCAAGAACCAGCTCAACGACCTGAGCGCCCAGCTCAAGGCCATTATCGACAATGCCGAGCGCACAAAAAAGACTGACGCGCGCGACTTTTTCCAGGGTGTGCTTTCTGCCTCCACTCGCATGGCCCGCGACCCCAACATGCCCACGCAGGGCAAGAATCTGGCCGAGCTTGGCGTGCTTTCAGAATTTCTGGACGGCCTGCCCTACAAGAGCGACGTCATGCTGCTGCGCGAGGAAGACTGGTACCGCATGAGCGTGGGCGAGCAGACGGCCTTTATCAACCGCCTCAAATCCCGGCTTGCCCGCTATGAGGAATATGACCGCGACCGCGCCAACTGGGAAAGCTTCGGTCAGCCTAACCCCGGCGACTGGGTTTACCGTGTGCCGCTGAGCATGCTGCCCTAG
- a CDS encoding sel1 repeat family protein, whose amino-acid sequence MRASISADTGRGPGNGIIEIFDAGDVSEPGFTLLRASDGKCLGPRGWQESETLLTPDAWDNDGGSLRLAVGPAVVDEVDNLDAYRISLRGVGSCALAVKSLVYSNIAGGHGMGAGAPQTPPPVAPPAPEPEPEPVLESPEPPLAFEEPQAPQQQEAPLEMASKEEGKSGGKAGLVLLLVLAAIAAGVAAWWFLLREPEKAPLPTPPEQTQNADKPQSADQAQPKPGDAGQQGADAAKQPLSPLASAREQLRGQALPDVSLAMAKPLRKADAKPEESDAAFLLLEDAAQKGDAEAMFLVGQFYDPASTLPRGSIPADLTQAKRWYDQALQKGQPQAKAALDTLKEHARALEAKGDAEARSLLQNWQ is encoded by the coding sequence ATGCGCGCCAGCATTTCAGCCGATACCGGGCGCGGCCCCGGCAACGGCATCATCGAGATTTTTGACGCAGGTGATGTGAGCGAGCCCGGCTTTACCCTGCTGCGGGCATCTGACGGCAAATGCCTTGGCCCCCGTGGCTGGCAGGAAAGCGAAACCCTGCTCACCCCCGATGCCTGGGACAATGACGGCGGCAGCCTGCGGCTGGCCGTTGGCCCTGCGGTGGTGGACGAGGTGGACAACCTCGATGCCTACCGTATCAGCCTGCGCGGCGTGGGCAGTTGCGCTCTTGCCGTAAAATCGCTCGTATATTCCAACATTGCGGGCGGGCATGGCATGGGCGCTGGCGCTCCGCAAACTCCCCCGCCTGTCGCGCCGCCCGCTCCCGAACCGGAGCCGGAACCAGTGCTGGAATCGCCGGAGCCGCCTCTGGCTTTTGAGGAGCCGCAAGCGCCCCAGCAGCAGGAAGCTCCGCTTGAAATGGCAAGCAAGGAAGAAGGCAAATCCGGCGGCAAGGCCGGGCTTGTGCTCCTGCTCGTGCTTGCAGCCATTGCTGCAGGCGTTGCCGCGTGGTGGTTCCTGCTGCGCGAGCCGGAAAAAGCCCCCCTGCCCACGCCCCCTGAGCAGACGCAGAATGCGGACAAGCCCCAAAGCGCTGATCAGGCCCAGCCCAAGCCCGGAGACGCCGGGCAGCAAGGGGCGGATGCCGCCAAGCAGCCGCTTTCTCCCCTGGCCTCGGCGCGCGAACAGTTGCGCGGGCAGGCACTGCCCGACGTGAGCCTTGCCATGGCAAAGCCTTTGCGCAAGGCCGACGCCAAGCCGGAAGAAAGCGACGCCGCATTTTTGCTGCTGGAAGACGCCGCGCAGAAAGGCGATGCCGAAGCCATGTTCCTTGTGGGTCAGTTTTACGACCCCGCCAGCACCCTGCCGCGCGGCAGCATCCCCGCCGACCTCACGCAGGCCAAGCGCTGGTACGATCAGGCCCTGCAAAAGGGCCAGCCTCAGGCCAAGGCGGCACTGGATACGCTGAAAGAACACGCCCGCGCTCTTGAGGCCAAGGGTGATGCCGAGGCGCGCTCCCTGCTGCAAAACTGGCAATAA